The sequence CCGGCACGGTGATGACGGAGAGCAAGGCCGTATCTTTCACCAAACTGAGAAAGGTATTGGCCAGAGGAGGAAGGGCTACCCGTACAGACTGGGGAATGATGATGCGTTGCATCGTTTGCCAGTAAGTCATGTTCATCGATTTGGCCGCTTCCCACTGACCCCGGGGAATCGAAAGTATCGCTCCCCGAATCGTCTCCGCCGAATACCCCCCGACATTGAGGGAAAGACCGATGATGGCTGCCATAATCGCAGTCAGCTCAATCCCGATTACCGGCAATCCAAAGTATAAAATAAATAATTGCACCAACAGAGGAGTCCCGCGAATAATGGAAATATAAGCACGTGCCGGCCAACGGAGCCAAATCCGTGCCGACATCCGGCCCATGGCGGTCACCAGTCCCAGCACCAGTCCGATGAACATGGTGAGGAAGCTGAGGGAGATCGTATAGCCGATTCCCTGTAACACAAACGGTAACGAATCCACCGCCAACTGCGGATTAAATAGTCTGTCCCAATGAATATCTGTCATTGCGCTTTCAACCTTTCTTCCAACCTCATTTTCCATTTGAATCGAAAAACGATACGAAGCGTGTCCGATCAATCCGTTCGGCAGAAACCCGGGTCGGTGTGGAAAGTACCAGGCAGACCCCGGATCGCTGCGTCCATTCTTTTCGGGACGGATATTGCCCCCGTTCCGCCGATGTCTTAGTATGGAATAGGACAAAAAAACGAAGATTCATCATGGGAGGGCCGCATGAGCATGCGCAAGATGGACATCCAGATTGATATCGCCCGCGAATATGAAAAGATCGACAAGGAAGCATTCAACCGTGATCTCCGAAAGCTCCTGGAGAAATACTTTGAATTGAACTCCATCCATATCCGTAAAGAAGTCCATACCGTTGAAGTACAAAAAGTGAACCTAAAGCAAGGAGAAGAAGCAACCGAAGAGCCCGTTTTGCCGGAGACTTTGGATATCGAACGTCAGCCCCTCGTCACCGTATTCGACTCTTCCAATTCCACCCCGGAACTCCCGAAACGAAAACCGGCTGCCAAAAAGAACGAAGACGACCCATATTATTGACGGAACGGGACGGCTCGCCGTCCTTTTCCTGTTTGGCGGGAGACCTCCCCTACTACGTGAAAGCGAAAAAGCCCCCGGAACATCGCCGGAGGACTTTTGACTCGTCAGGGTTTGGAGATATCCTCTCCGAACCACCGCTCGGAAATCTCGGCAAGGGTGCCGTCTGCTTGCATCTCTTGCAACGCTTGGTTAATCTCCTCAACCAAATCTTCGTTCCCTTTTGGGACCGGGAAAGCACTCTCCGATGGGTCCATTGGTTGACCCACTGTTTTCAGTGGCAGGTCCGTCGTCTGGAGCATCTCCGCCACTGCCAGACGATCGTTTAGACTAAAGTCGACCCGTTTGGCTGCCACATCCCGCATCGCCGTCATCATATCCTCGTAGGAAACGATCTCGGCTTCCGCTTCCTCAGCCATTTTCCCGTAATTGCTGGTCGGGGTCTGAGCCGCCCGCTTTCCCTTCACATCGTCGATTTCCTTGATTTCCTGATTATCTTTATGGACGACGATGGTGGCATAGGAAACCGAATAGGGCGTGCTAAAATCGAATTTTTTCTTCCGTTCCTCATTGATCCCCACTTGGTTGGCCACGATATCAAAACGGCCGGTAGACAAGCTGGTCAACATGGCATCCCACGGCCCCTCGACAAAAGTGGCTTTGACGCCCATCCGCTTAGCCACTTCCTCTGCTACCTCCACATCGTAACCCGTCAGCTCATTGCTCTCCTCATCCCGAAACGTAAAGGGCTTATAGGTTCC is a genomic window of Desmospora profundinema containing:
- a CDS encoding amino acid ABC transporter permease — translated: MTDIHWDRLFNPQLAVDSLPFVLQGIGYTISLSFLTMFIGLVLGLVTAMGRMSARIWLRWPARAYISIIRGTPLLVQLFILYFGLPVIGIELTAIMAAIIGLSLNVGGYSAETIRGAILSIPRGQWEAAKSMNMTYWQTMQRIIIPQSVRVALPPLANTFLSLVKDTALLSVITVPEMLYQAKIVGGRSFDPMTMYILVAAIYWVICTLLNVLQDHLEKRYGRFAT
- a CDS encoding transporter substrate-binding domain-containing protein, giving the protein MKRWLMMSLMIIPLLVLSACGGGSDQQGESEDTDNLLAGIKKRGEIRIGTEGTYKPFTFRDEESNELTGYDVEVAEEVAKRMGVKATFVEGPWDAMLTSLSTGRFDIVANQVGINEERKKKFDFSTPYSVSYATIVVHKDNQEIKEIDDVKGKRAAQTPTSNYGKMAEEAEAEIVSYEDMMTAMRDVAAKRVDFSLNDRLAVAEMLQTTDLPLKTVGQPMDPSESAFPVPKGNEDLVEEINQALQEMQADGTLAEISERWFGEDISKP